The Vigna unguiculata cultivar IT97K-499-35 chromosome 6, ASM411807v1, whole genome shotgun sequence genome contains a region encoding:
- the LOC114189224 gene encoding cationic peroxidase 2-like: MEGRSLQSVIFVFLGLSIANTVGVHGQGTREGFYSRTCPRAESIVKSTVRNHLKSDPSLAAGLLRLHFHDCFVQGCDASVLIEGPQTERTALPNLSLKGFEVINDAKTQLEALCPGVVSCADILALAARDSVDLSDGPSWKVPTGRRDGRISQASEANNLPSPFESVPVLKQKFAAKGLNTQDLVVLSGGHTIGTTACLFFRQRLYNFSGNGGADPSIDPSFVSTLRAKCPQNTGAQNRVALDTGSEFEFDRSFFKNVKNGRGILESDQLLWGDPSTKTFVEDYSDSALHFKMDFANSMVKMGNIELKTGPDSEIRTVCSAIN, translated from the exons ATGGAGGGACGTAGTTTGCAGTCTgtaatctttgtttttcttGGTCTGAGTATTGCGAACACAGTAGGAGTGCATGGGCAAGGGACACGTGAGGGATTCTATTCCCGCACGTGTCCCCGCGCCGAGTCCATTGTTAAGTCGACTGTTCGAAACCATCTTAAGTCTGATCCTAGTTTGGCAGCAGGGTTGCTTCGGTTGCACTTCCATGATTGCTTCGTGCAAGGTTGTGATGCTTCCGTTCTCATCGAGGGTCCTCAAACCGAGAGAACAGCATTGCCAAACCTTAGTTTAAAAGGGTTTGAGGTTATTAATGATGCTAAGACACAGCTCGAGGCTCTATGCCCCGGCGTTGTCTCCTGTGCTGACATTCTTGCTCTTGCAGCTCGTGATTCTGTCGACCTT AGTGATGGACCGAGTTGGAAAGTGCCTACTGGACGCAGAGATGGACGCATATCACAGGCTTCAGAAGCGAATAACTTGCCTTCACCTTTTGAATCTGTTCCTGTTCTGAAGCAGAAGTTTGCAGCAAAGGGTCTCAATACCCAAGACCTCGTTGTCCTTTCTG GTGGACACACAATTGGTACAACAGCTTGCCTATTCTTCAGGCAAAGACTGTACAACTTCAGTGGAAACGGTGGAGCTGACCCTTCGATCGACCCCTCATTTGTTTCCACACTACGAGCAAAGTGTCCCCAAAATACAGGTGCTCAAAACCGTGTTGCACTGGATACAGGAAGTGAATTCGAATTTGATAGAtctttctttaaaaatgtgaaGAATGGACGTGGAATTTTGGAGTCTGATCAATTGCTTTGGGGTGATCCTTCCACAAAGACGTTTGTGGAAGACTACTCCGACTCAGCCTTACATTTCAAAATGGACTTTGCGAACTCTATGGTGAAGATGGGCAATATAGAGTTGAAGACTGGTCCTGATAGTGAAATTCGCACCGTGTGTTCTGCCATTAATTAA